Genomic DNA from Misgurnus anguillicaudatus chromosome 18, ASM2758022v2, whole genome shotgun sequence:
TTAACAGGGCAATCTTTTCCCGTGCCCCATCCTCCCTTGTGACTGAAGTAGAGATAATTTTGAGGTGGAGATTTGCGTTTtggattaaagattatgagggcacatgatttttttaaaaataataaagcgcATAGCCAAGTCATTTGTAAAACAAAGTGTTTTTACTTCCAATTTCATTGAGACTTTAAgataaacttaattttatatgTCATACAGAAGTGTGGCTACAAACGCCTTAAGAAGATTTTGTGAGATGAGACCATCTTAAATGGGCCTAAATAGCCCTTAACTTatcaacacaaaaatgtgttgaaAAGCATTACCTTAACCCTCCCCGGCAGGACATTTGTTTTAGACAGTAAACTTAAACACCatattaacaaacaaacaccaTATTCTTGGTAAATGACATCAAAAACCTAACATTTTGAATCTTGTGACACCCAATAGATTTAGATCCAAACACTGGATGCTTTTAAACTATTTTATTGGCAAAAGATCATATACAtctaaaatacattcataatacatttgaaaatataaCATCTTAAATAAGCTGTGGTCTAATATTATATCTGAaataacaaagatgaataattaTGTCAAGCATTTTACTGTGATTTCTCAGGGTTTGGGCGATTTGACATCATCTTCAGTTCTCTCAGGGTGGATTGACAATTAATGGGTAAAGTTACCCAGCCTACTTTGAGGCTTAGATCAATGGGAATCACACCAATGATCATAACCCTATATCTTTGCTACATAAACATCTATTTAGACTCTTTTTCTTGATCCAGAAGAGCTGATCTGATGCCTAACTTCTGAAGTTCCTCTACAAGATCTCCGCTCTGATGCATCTGAAGAAGAATGTCACAGCCCCCAACAAACTCTCCATTGAAGAAGACCTGTGGAATCGTTGGCCAGTTGGAGAAAGTTTTTATACCTTTTAATGGAAAAAAAAGAACATGTCAGTAATATTTTTGTATGGGTACTTGTATTACAGCAGCACAATTTCTTCCATAATTATATTGTCGCTTTTTTGTTTGGGATAGTTTTCTGAAAACGAATAACCACACTCAGCCCACCGCACTGGGTGgcatatttttaagagtgttccACACCCCTGTGTTGGGTGCCACCCTTTGTGCCCCCTGAGcttttacacagaatttatgaaaattgtatgtattttataaaatgtcacaaaactGGGGCCCCATGGTATTATCTTGGGCCCCAAGGGGAGACCTCCcaccagtttgaaaaccactagGTTAGGGTAAGACCCCTCCCCCTTCTGCACAAGTCTGATAAAAGCAATCAGAGCTGGCAAGGCTCATATCGCTGTTAACCTGCATTTTCTGTTTTAGCCAACCAGCAACTGTAATTCTCTCaagtttaaaaaacaattacGCAAGATTTAGCTAGATTTAGACCAGCCACAATATAACGTGGAATAATATAAGGGGTTAGCATCACCACTGACCTTGTCTGATATCCTGATCATCCAACACATTATAAGCAGCGTAACTGTCGACCCCGTGCATTCTGAGGATCTGAACCACGGCGTTGCTAAATCCGCACATGGGCTGTGCCGGGGTGCCTTTAATAAACACCACAACTTTGTCCTTCTTTACCATCTCCTCTAGGTTCTTCTGACCCGCTGAGGAGCACATGAGTCGGGCCCAACCAGACAGTAGTTCTTCTTTACTCTGAACTGCTCTGCAACGCCATGCTTCCGATCGAAGACACCGAGCCGTCGATCTAATAATGCTGTTCATCATTCAGATTCGACAGGTTTGGATAAGATCCAAATGTTTAAATGCGCTTGTCACTTATCTTTACACCGAGCCACAAAGCCACCGAGCCTCACCGTACTAAGCCACTGCTAGTAAGCCCCGCCTCCTGGAGTATAAACAGTCAAATGCCTAAAATCTATTGGGTCTCTTGTTTTCCTTATCCTAGTTTTTATTGGTTAAAAAAGCGTCCGTCATAAACGCGCCAattgctttattattattatctcaGGTTTTTATTACGATGTTTGTTAtgttaattaaaacattaaagtatATTTACCATTAAATAGACTTTTTAAAACGTTTATTTGTCTTGTATGACGTAGTTTGGAGGCGTTTCCATCCGGTTGGCATTGCGCATTCTAGCGTTTCCTACCGGTGTGTGCCATTGCCATTTCTCAATCGGAGGACTGCAACCTCCGGAGGTCGCCTATGCAGACTCCATACGTCATCaaacctggtttatttaagATAACTAAGCATTGCATTCGCAATTCATAACATATTACAACAAtgtacgattaactaagaatagtAGTCGACtttataactgttaatattCCGAAATAAAACAGTCTTTATGACgtatgcaggctgcatatgtgacctccggaggcgggagccttccgattgagaaacggcctacATATTACGTAGACGCCTCATAACGTGCTGGGACGTAATCCAGCGTCGCCGCCATATTGGTCAAGTCTCCACAGTCTACGCTAGCGAGTCAATCGGAGTCAACGGAGAGCGAGCAACTATGCGCGTATTTTATAATCCACCGATTTTATAGGTTTATGCTGTTACATTGAATGCAAAGTTTCCTTAAGTGATTGTTAAAGCGTACGCTGTCAAGCAAAGCATGTGTCTTAATAAACGTTTGTGAAGACATATCTAATGTAATCTACTGACTGTGTGTTTTCATAGAAAGCTTCTAGATTGCAGTATGTTAGGTGACGTTATTAATACTTAAACAAAAAGGCAAACGATTATGAACATGTGCCGAGAATGAAACACAAACATGAGATTCGGAGGAgcattgtatattttttgaatCATTGAACATCACCCGCCCGGACAAATATGGCGGGGCCGAAGCAATGACCCCATCTAGTTATTTTTTAACATCTATTGTATTTGAATGCGTGGTGtgtgttaatataaaatatattaaataaatataaatatttaatagaatttatttatttatgtatttattttatatgcgtATGTCATATGCCTACTAGTGCTCCACACTC
This window encodes:
- the glrx5 gene encoding glutaredoxin-related protein 5, mitochondrial — encoded protein: MMNSIIRSTARCLRSEAWRCRAVQSKEELLSGWARLMCSSAGQKNLEEMVKKDKVVVFIKGTPAQPMCGFSNAVVQILRMHGVDSYAAYNVLDDQDIRQGIKTFSNWPTIPQVFFNGEFVGGCDILLQMHQSGDLVEELQKLGIRSALLDQEKESK